In the genome of Streptomyces lydicus, the window GTGCGGCGATCTGCTCGGTGGTGCCCGCGGCGACGATCTGTCCGGCGCCGTTCACATTCGCCGGGGTCAGGCCCAACTGCTCCAGATGCGGGATGACGACGGCCTCGTCGCCGCCCAGCAGTGCGGCCATACCGGTCTCGGTGACGGCGGCGGCCTCGGCCATCGCCTGGCCGCGCCGGCGCACCAGCATCATCGCGGCCTCGTCACAGATCGCGCCGGTCAGCGCGGCGGCGGCGAGCTCACCGACGCTGTGGCCGGCCGCCGCGCCGACCTGCGCGGCGACGTCGTCGGCCGTCGCGAACAGCTGCCGGGCGGAGACCAGGGCGGAGGCCACCAGCAGCGGCTGCGCCACCGCGGTGTCGCGGATCTCCTCCTCGTCCGCCTTGGTGCCGTAGTGGACCAGGTCCAGGTCGATGGCGTCCGACCAGGCACGGAGCCGGTCCTCGACACCGGGGAGGTCGAGCCAGGGAGTCAGGAAGCCGGGCGTCTGAGCGCCTTGGCCGGGAGCGACGAGTACGAGCACCCTCACACTCTCTCTTGTGGGTGGTTCCGCCCGCCCGTGGGGACAAGGACGAAGAACCATCGGGGGAATTGTTGGTGTCCGACAAAAGTCTAGGGTTGGGCCTCACCGTCAGCCAGGCGCCCCAGAATCAACGCGATACGGAGGGTGAACGCCGAGCGCACATCGGAGGGTGACCATCCGGTGACGTCCGTCACACGTCGCAGCCGATAGCGCACGGTGTTGGG includes:
- a CDS encoding ACP S-malonyltransferase; its protein translation is MLVLVAPGQGAQTPGFLTPWLDLPGVEDRLRAWSDAIDLDLVHYGTKADEEEIRDTAVAQPLLVASALVSARQLFATADDVAAQVGAAAGHSVGELAAAALTGAICDEAAMMLVRRRGQAMAEAAAVTETGMAALLGGDEAVVIPHLEQLGLTPANVNGAGQIVAAGTTEQIAALVENKPEGTRRVVPLKVAGAFHTHHMAPAVSALESATTQVSVADPHTRYVSNKDGRLVSDGRELVQRLVGQVANPVRWDQCMETFKELGVTTLIEAAPGGTLTGLAKRALPGVRTLALKTPDDLDAARTLIAGHADNAAPAE